The Liquorilactobacillus nagelii DSM 13675 DNA window TTACTCAAGCTGGTTATGAAATCCTAACTGATTTTAATCGGGATTATCGTGAGCTTTGAGCTAGAACTTGCATTTTCTGTCTAAAAACTGCTATTATTAATTGTATATGATTTTCTGCGGATTCATGGTTTAACAGCAGAACTATTTTAGGAGGAACAGTATGATTTCGGTAAATGAATTTAAAAATGGATTAACAATTGAAGTTGAAGGAGATTTGTGGCGGGTTGTTGAATTTCAGCATGTTAAGCCTGGTAAAGGCTCAGCTTTTGTTCGTTCAAAACTGAAAAATCTGCGGACAGGTGCCGTACAGGAAAAAACTTTTCGTGCTGGTGAAAAAGTTGAACAAGCACAAATCGACAATCGGAAAATGCAGTATTTGTATGCTGATGGAACTAATTATGTTTTCATGGATACAACTACTTATGAACAACTGGAACTTCCTGAAGAACAAATTAAAAATGAATTAAATTATTTAAAAGAAAATATGGTAGTTAGCATTATTATGCATGGTAATGAGACCTTGGGAGTTGATTTGCCCAATACAGTTGATTTGCAAGTTGCAGAGACTGAACCAGGTATTAAAGGTGACACAGCTTCAGGTGGTTCAAAACCAGCTAAATTGGAAACAGGATTGGTGGTTCAGGTACCATTCTTTGTAAATGAAGGCGATGTCCTAACCATCAATACACAAGACGGAAGTTATGTTTCACGGGCTTAACAGCAAAGCGAGGAGGAAAAACAATGGCAGAGGATAGTAATATCATTTTAGCTGATAGTCATTCAGCTAACGGCAGCATTGAAATCGCTCCGGAAGTTTTAGAAGTAATCGTTGGGATTGCGGCAACACAAATTGATGGTGTTTATTCAATGCGCGGTTCATTGGCTAATAGTTTAAATGAATTATTTGGTCGTAAAAATCGTGGTAAGGGTGTTAAAATCGATCAAGATGCAGGACATTTGAGTGCAGACGTCTATGCTTTTCTAAACTACGGTGTCTCGGTTCCGCAGGTTGCGTTGGCGATTCAAGAAAAAGTTAAGCAACAGTTATTGTTTATGACTGGACTGAAGTTAGTTGCTGTTAATGTCTATGTTCAAGGAGTTGTTCCTGCCAAACAAACTTCGGTTGTTGATCCAAATAATCTATTTGCTGAAGAAAATGGTGAAACAAAGTGATGAAACGACATGCAATAAGAGAAGTTGCTTTTCAAATTCTGTTTGCAATGGAAAGTAATGAAACGACAAATCTAGCAGAGCTTTATCAACAACTAAAATTGCAAAATAAAGAGTTGTCCCCTGAAATTCCGGCATATTTAGAATTACTGGTAACCGGGGTTCACAATCATTTAGCAGAATTGAATGATTTGTTGATTAAGTATTTGAAGGCTGGCTGGTCACTACAAAGATTGAATAAAGCGGATTTAGTGATTATGCAACTGGCAACTTTTGAAATTAAATTTGTTGCTGAGACACCTAATCGAGTTGCGGTTGATGAAGCCCTAGAATTAGCTAGAGAGTATAGTGATGAAGCATCACGCAAATTCATTAATGGTGTTTTATCCAATCTGATCCAACAAGAAAATTGATTTTTGGTGTATTTTAATATTAGAGAGTTTTCACAGATTTACTAAAAGCTGGCTTTGAGCCGGCTTTTTTGATATGCTAACCAATCAAAAAATATGGTAAAATGTAATTTAGTATTTAGCAGATAAAAGGTGGCGATTTTCATGGCAGTAAAATTGGACGGGAAAAAACTTTCACAAAAGATTGCTGTACAGTTGCAGCAAGATGTAGAAAAATTAAAATTTTTGGGTGTTACCCCTAAATTAGCAGTTGTTTTGGTCGGTGACGATCCGGCAAGTCAGGTCTATGTTCGCAATAAACGAAGAATGGCACAGAAAATCGGAATTGAAACTAGTGACTTAACTTTACCAGCAGCAACGAGTGAAGCAGAGTTGCTGCAAATAATTGCCAAATTGAATCAAGATTCAACAGTTCACGGGATTTTAGTACAACTTCCTTTGCCACCACAAATAAATGAAGAAACGATTATTCAAGCAATTAATCCACTAAAAGATGTTGATGGATTCCATCCCTATAATATGGGAAAGTTATTTATGGGCGATCCCTACGCGATTCCTTGCACACCAAATGGAATTATGCAATTATTATCGGAGTATAGAATTTCTTTAACAGGCAAAAAAGTTGTTATTGTTGGTCGAAGTAAGATTGTTGGTCGTCCACTGGCAGCGTTAATGATTAATCATAATGCTACTGTGACGGTAGCTCACAGTTACACTAAAAATTTATTTGAATTAACAAGAAGAGCCGATATTTTGGTAGCTGCAGTTGGAAGGGCAGAAATGTTTACACAAACAGCTATTGAATCTGGAGCTGTAGTAGTTGATGTTGGCATTAACCGGAATGATGCTGGAAAGCTGGTAGGTGATGTCGACCAAATGAAAGTTGCAGATGTAGCTAGCTATTTA harbors:
- the efp gene encoding elongation factor P, whose amino-acid sequence is MISVNEFKNGLTIEVEGDLWRVVEFQHVKPGKGSAFVRSKLKNLRTGAVQEKTFRAGEKVEQAQIDNRKMQYLYADGTNYVFMDTTTYEQLELPEEQIKNELNYLKENMVVSIIMHGNETLGVDLPNTVDLQVAETEPGIKGDTASGGSKPAKLETGLVVQVPFFVNEGDVLTINTQDGSYVSRA
- a CDS encoding Asp23/Gls24 family envelope stress response protein, translated to MAEDSNIILADSHSANGSIEIAPEVLEVIVGIAATQIDGVYSMRGSLANSLNELFGRKNRGKGVKIDQDAGHLSADVYAFLNYGVSVPQVALAIQEKVKQQLLFMTGLKLVAVNVYVQGVVPAKQTSVVDPNNLFAEENGETK
- the nusB gene encoding transcription antitermination factor NusB, with protein sequence MKRHAIREVAFQILFAMESNETTNLAELYQQLKLQNKELSPEIPAYLELLVTGVHNHLAELNDLLIKYLKAGWSLQRLNKADLVIMQLATFEIKFVAETPNRVAVDEALELAREYSDEASRKFINGVLSNLIQQEN
- the folD gene encoding bifunctional methylenetetrahydrofolate dehydrogenase/methenyltetrahydrofolate cyclohydrolase FolD; this translates as MAVKLDGKKLSQKIAVQLQQDVEKLKFLGVTPKLAVVLVGDDPASQVYVRNKRRMAQKIGIETSDLTLPAATSEAELLQIIAKLNQDSTVHGILVQLPLPPQINEETIIQAINPLKDVDGFHPYNMGKLFMGDPYAIPCTPNGIMQLLSEYRISLTGKKVVIVGRSKIVGRPLAALMINHNATVTVAHSYTKNLFELTRRADILVAAVGRAEMFTQTAIESGAVVVDVGINRNDAGKLVGDVDQMKVADVASYLTPVPGGVGPMTIAMLMKQTVKFAERSVKGIGND